A part of Thermotoga petrophila RKU-1 genomic DNA contains:
- the rpsH gene encoding 30S ribosomal protein S8 → MWSDPIADMLTRIRNANMVFKEYTDIPASNLKKKICEILKREGFIADYKYIEDGKQGILRVYLKYKGGRKNRERVIHGIVRVSHSGRRIYVDKDHIPKVKNGLGIAILTTSKGVLTDKEARQLGVGGEVIAYVW, encoded by the coding sequence GTGTGGAGCGATCCAATTGCCGACATGCTAACAAGAATCAGAAATGCCAATATGGTTTTCAAAGAATATACGGATATACCTGCTTCTAACCTCAAGAAGAAGATCTGCGAGATCCTGAAAAGAGAAGGATTCATAGCGGACTACAAATACATCGAGGATGGAAAGCAGGGAATACTGAGGGTTTACCTCAAATACAAAGGCGGAAGGAAGAACAGAGAAAGAGTCATTCACGGTATCGTCAGAGTGTCTCACTCAGGTAGGAGAATTTACGTTGACAAGGATCATATTCCAAAAGTGAAAAACGGTCTTGGAATAGCCATACTCACTACTTCGAAGGGCGTTCTAACAGATAAAGAAGCTCGTCAGCTTGGAGTCGGCGGAGAAGTAATCGCTTACGTCTGGTGA
- the rpsE gene encoding 30S ribosomal protein S5, translated as MKEIQYEEFEEKIIEIRRTSKVTKGGKNLSFRVVAIVGNKNGKVGLGIGKAREVPEAIRKAISAAKRNIIEVPVINGTIPHEIIGRQDASKVLLRPAAPGTGIIAGGTVRAVVELAGIQNILTKSLGSTNPLNLALATMNGLKNLLDPRKVAKLRDISVEEVFKGVRREDNA; from the coding sequence ATGAAAGAAATACAGTATGAAGAATTCGAAGAGAAGATAATAGAAATAAGGAGAACCTCCAAAGTCACAAAGGGTGGTAAGAATCTGAGCTTCAGAGTTGTTGCAATAGTTGGAAACAAAAACGGTAAAGTGGGACTGGGAATAGGAAAGGCAAGAGAGGTTCCTGAAGCGATCAGAAAGGCCATATCTGCTGCAAAGAGAAATATCATAGAGGTTCCTGTAATCAACGGAACCATACCGCACGAAATCATAGGAAGACAGGACGCTTCCAAAGTGCTTCTGAGACCAGCAGCGCCAGGTACAGGTATCATCGCAGGTGGTACTGTCCGAGCAGTTGTTGAACTCGCGGGTATTCAGAACATACTCACAAAATCGCTCGGGTCCACCAATCCTTTGAACCTCGCTCTTGCAACAATGAACGGTCTGAAGAATCTCCTGGATCCAAGAAAAGTTGCAAAACTCAGGGATATCTCAGTCGAAGAAGTGTTCAAAGGTGTGAGGAGGGAGGACAATGCCTAA
- the rpmJ gene encoding 50S ribosomal protein L36 — protein sequence MKVQASVKKRCEHCKIIRRKKRVYVICKVNPKHNQKQG from the coding sequence ATGAAGGTTCAGGCTTCTGTGAAGAAGAGATGTGAACACTGCAAAATAATCAGAAGGAAGAAGAGAGTCTATGTTATCTGTAAGGTTAATCCAAAACACAATCAGAAGCAAGGTTAA
- the infA gene encoding translation initiation factor IF-1, translated as MGKEDVIRMEGTIIEALPNAMFRVELDNGHKVLAHVSGRMRKNFIRLVPGDRVIVELSVYDLTRGRIVYRKKPE; from the coding sequence ATGGGAAAGGAAGATGTCATCCGGATGGAAGGGACCATAATAGAGGCTTTACCTAACGCTATGTTTAGAGTAGAATTAGACAATGGGCACAAAGTGCTCGCCCACGTTTCTGGCAGGATGAGGAAAAATTTTATAAGACTGGTTCCTGGAGATCGGGTTATTGTTGAACTCTCTGTGTACGATCTCACTCGAGGGCGAATCGTTTATAGAAAAAAACCAGAGTAA
- the rplO gene encoding 50S ribosomal protein L15: MRLEDLRPTPGAMKKRKRVGRGPGSGHGKTSGRGHKGQKARGSGKVHIWFEGGQTPLHRRLPKRGFNNINKKVYAVVNVKVLEERFEANEEVTPEKLIERKIIKDLKDGIKILGDGELTKPLVVKAHAFSKSAVEKIESAGGKAEVI; this comes from the coding sequence ATGAGGCTTGAAGATCTGAGGCCAACTCCCGGGGCAATGAAAAAGAGGAAAAGAGTCGGTAGAGGTCCCGGATCTGGGCACGGAAAAACCAGTGGAAGGGGACACAAAGGACAGAAAGCCAGAGGAAGCGGAAAGGTTCACATCTGGTTTGAGGGTGGACAGACGCCTCTGCACAGAAGACTCCCCAAGAGAGGATTCAACAACATAAACAAAAAGGTTTATGCGGTTGTTAATGTCAAAGTTCTCGAAGAAAGGTTCGAAGCCAACGAAGAAGTAACTCCTGAAAAACTCATCGAAAGAAAGATCATAAAAGATCTGAAAGATGGGATAAAGATCCTCGGAGACGGAGAACTCACCAAGCCACTGGTAGTCAAAGCACACGCTTTCAGTAAGAGCGCTGTAGAAAAGATAGAAAGTGCTGGTGGTAAGGCTGAGGTGATATGA
- the map gene encoding type I methionyl aminopeptidase: MIRIKTPSEIEKMKKAGKAVAVALREVERVIVPGKTAWDVEILVLEIFKKLRVKPAFKGYGGYKYATCVSVNEEVVHGLPLKEKVFKEGDIVSVDVGAVYQGLYGDAAVTYIVGETDERGKELVRVTREALEKAIKMIKPGIRLGDVSHCIQETVESAGFNVIRDYVGHGVGRELHEDPQIPNYGTPGTGVILRKGMTLAIEPMVSEGDWRVVVKEDGWTAVTVDGSRCAHFEHTILITENGVEILTKEG, encoded by the coding sequence ATGATAAGAATAAAGACACCCTCTGAGATCGAGAAGATGAAAAAAGCCGGAAAAGCGGTCGCAGTAGCTTTGAGGGAAGTTGAAAGAGTGATCGTTCCGGGGAAAACCGCATGGGACGTTGAAATTCTTGTTCTGGAGATCTTCAAAAAACTCAGAGTCAAGCCGGCTTTCAAGGGATACGGTGGTTACAAGTACGCAACGTGTGTTTCCGTGAATGAGGAAGTGGTGCACGGTCTTCCCCTCAAGGAGAAGGTTTTCAAAGAAGGAGACATAGTCTCTGTGGATGTTGGAGCGGTGTATCAGGGACTTTACGGTGATGCGGCCGTTACATACATAGTTGGAGAAACCGATGAAAGAGGAAAAGAGCTGGTGAGAGTAACAAGAGAGGCACTGGAAAAAGCTATAAAAATGATAAAACCCGGCATCAGACTTGGAGATGTTTCGCACTGCATTCAAGAAACAGTTGAATCGGCAGGTTTCAACGTGATCAGGGATTATGTGGGTCATGGAGTGGGGAGAGAACTCCACGAAGATCCTCAAATTCCAAATTACGGAACACCCGGAACGGGTGTGATATTAAGAAAGGGTATGACACTGGCCATAGAACCCATGGTGAGTGAAGGAGATTGGAGAGTTGTTGTGAAAGAAGACGGATGGACAGCCGTTACAGTGGACGGTTCCAGATGCGCTCATTTTGAACACACGATTCTGATAACAGAAAATGGGGTGGAGATATTGACCAAGGAGGGATGA
- the rpsM gene encoding 30S ribosomal protein S13, giving the protein MARIVGVELPNNKKVWVALTYIYGIGRSRSFEILKNTGIDPEKRVGDLTDEEISKITKYIQDHFKVEGELRSEVERNIRRLIEIGCYRGIRHKLGLPVRGQKTRSNARTRKGPRPSRIKTKKKSS; this is encoded by the coding sequence ATGGCTCGTATCGTAGGTGTTGAGCTTCCAAACAACAAAAAGGTCTGGGTGGCGCTGACCTACATCTATGGAATTGGAAGGAGCAGATCCTTTGAAATTTTGAAAAACACTGGTATAGATCCGGAAAAGAGAGTGGGAGACCTCACCGATGAGGAGATCAGCAAGATCACCAAGTACATCCAGGATCATTTCAAGGTAGAAGGAGAACTCAGAAGCGAGGTTGAAAGAAACATCAGACGACTCATAGAGATAGGGTGTTACAGAGGTATCAGACACAAACTTGGGCTCCCCGTTAGAGGTCAAAAGACCCGATCAAACGCAAGGACAAGAAAAGGACCCAGACCGAGCAGAATAAAGACCAAAAAGAAGTCTTCATAA
- a CDS encoding adenylate kinase — protein sequence MMAYLVFLGPPGAGKGTYAKRLQEITGIPHISTGDIFRDIVKKENDELGKKIKEIMERGELVPDELVNEVVKRRLSEKDCERGFILDGYPRTVAQAEFLDDFLKNQNKELTAAVLFEVPEEVVVQRLTARRICPKCGRIYNLISLPPKEDELCDDCKVKLVQREDDKEETVRHRYKVYLEKTQPVIDYYDKKGILKRVDGTIGIDNVIAEVLKIVGWSDK from the coding sequence ATGATGGCGTACCTCGTCTTTCTGGGACCTCCGGGTGCGGGAAAAGGAACCTACGCAAAGAGATTACAGGAAATAACAGGTATTCCACATATATCCACTGGTGACATCTTCAGGGACATTGTAAAGAAAGAGAACGACGAACTTGGGAAGAAGATAAAAGAGATCATGGAAAGAGGAGAACTCGTTCCGGATGAACTCGTGAACGAGGTTGTGAAAAGAAGACTCTCAGAAAAAGATTGTGAAAGAGGATTCATACTGGATGGTTATCCAAGAACTGTTGCTCAGGCAGAATTCCTCGACGACTTTTTGAAAAATCAAAACAAAGAGCTCACGGCTGCTGTACTCTTTGAAGTTCCTGAAGAAGTGGTTGTTCAGAGGCTCACAGCCAGAAGGATCTGTCCAAAATGTGGAAGAATTTACAATTTGATTTCACTTCCTCCAAAAGAGGATGAACTGTGCGATGATTGTAAAGTGAAGCTCGTTCAGAGAGAAGACGACAAAGAGGAAACAGTGAGACACAGGTACAAGGTTTATCTCGAAAAGACACAGCCGGTGATTGATTACTACGATAAAAAGGGCATTCTCAAACGAGTGGATGGTACCATAGGAATAGACAACGTGATTGCTGAAGTGTTAAAGATAGTAGGGTGGAGTGATAAATGA
- the secY gene encoding preprotein translocase subunit SecY, with product MWQAFKNAFKIPELRDRIIFTFLALIVFRMGIYIPVPGLNLEAWGEIFRRIAETAGVAGILSFYDVFTGGALSQFSVFTMSVTPYITASIILQLLASVMPSLKEMLREGEEGRKKFAKYTRHLTLLIGGFQAFFVSFSLARSNPDMIAPGVNVLQFTILSTISMLAGTMFLLWLGERITEKGIGNGISILIFAGIVARYPSYIRQAYLGGLNLLEWIFLIAVGLITIFGIILVQQAERRITIQYARRVTGRRVYGGASTYLPIKVNQGGVIPIIFASAIVSIPSAIASITNSGTLQNLFKAGGFLYLLVYGLLVFFFTYFYSVVIFDPKEISENIQKYGGYIPGLRPGRSTEQYLHRVLNRVTFIGGVFLVVIALLPYLIQGAIKVNVWIGGTSALIAVGVALDIIQQMETHMVMRHYEGFIKKGRIRGRR from the coding sequence ATGTGGCAAGCTTTTAAAAACGCTTTTAAAATACCAGAGCTTCGTGACAGGATCATCTTCACGTTCCTCGCTTTGATCGTTTTCAGGATGGGGATTTACATCCCCGTTCCTGGATTGAATCTGGAAGCGTGGGGGGAAATCTTCAGAAGAATAGCGGAAACCGCTGGTGTCGCTGGAATTTTGAGTTTCTACGATGTGTTCACTGGAGGAGCTTTGAGTCAGTTCTCTGTTTTCACCATGAGTGTCACTCCATACATAACCGCGTCGATCATCCTTCAGCTTCTGGCATCTGTTATGCCTTCGCTCAAGGAGATGCTCAGAGAGGGTGAAGAGGGAAGAAAGAAGTTCGCAAAGTACACAAGGCATCTCACACTCTTGATAGGTGGTTTTCAGGCTTTCTTTGTTTCCTTTTCGCTTGCAAGATCGAACCCGGACATGATAGCTCCCGGTGTTAATGTGCTCCAGTTCACCATTCTCTCCACCATATCCATGCTTGCCGGAACCATGTTTCTGCTCTGGCTCGGTGAAAGGATCACAGAAAAGGGTATAGGAAACGGTATTTCGATCCTGATCTTCGCGGGAATAGTGGCAAGATACCCAAGCTACATTAGACAGGCATATCTCGGTGGTCTGAATCTTTTGGAATGGATCTTTCTCATAGCTGTTGGCCTTATCACGATATTTGGAATCATACTCGTTCAGCAGGCAGAGAGAAGGATAACCATACAATACGCAAGAAGGGTCACAGGAAGGAGAGTGTATGGAGGAGCCAGCACGTATCTTCCTATAAAGGTGAACCAAGGTGGTGTGATCCCCATCATCTTTGCGAGTGCCATAGTTTCAATACCTTCTGCGATCGCTTCAATAACGAACAGTGGAACTCTTCAAAATCTCTTCAAAGCAGGTGGATTCCTCTACCTTCTCGTTTACGGATTGCTGGTGTTCTTCTTCACTTACTTCTATAGCGTTGTGATTTTCGATCCTAAGGAAATCTCTGAAAACATTCAGAAGTACGGAGGTTACATCCCGGGCTTGAGACCTGGAAGATCAACGGAGCAGTACCTCCACAGAGTTCTGAACAGAGTGACGTTTATCGGAGGGGTCTTCCTCGTAGTTATAGCCCTTCTTCCCTACCTGATACAGGGAGCCATAAAGGTGAACGTCTGGATTGGAGGCACTTCCGCTTTGATCGCTGTGGGAGTCGCTCTTGACATCATTCAACAGATGGAAACCCATATGGTGATGAGACACTACGAAGGATTCATCAAAAAGGGTAGAATAAGGGGGAGAAGATGA
- a CDS encoding DNA-directed RNA polymerase subunit alpha codes for MIEFVIPKKLKVEEEREEKDYYYARFSLSPLERGYAITIGNALRRVLLSSIPSLAIVGVRFIKPEKYHEYDYIEGVKEDILDIILNLKKVQFRVNVTVKGTIKMEVEKKGPGELVAGDIKTPAGIEVANPDLHIATLNSKADLFFEVYAEVGKGFVPVSEREERPDVGWIPIDGVFSPVIKVNFLTENVRVGKRTDYDKLILEIWTKKSIRPEEALRKAADILINHFKIVTEGLPELKISEEYIITSEEEEAEIPAVDHEEENRENLDVYNRKIDELELSVRSLNCLKRAKIETIGDLLSKTEEELLKIKNFGQKSLDEVKEKLKEKFGLELRKGE; via the coding sequence ATGATAGAGTTTGTGATACCGAAAAAATTAAAGGTGGAGGAAGAACGAGAGGAAAAGGACTATTATTATGCAAGATTTTCGCTTTCTCCGCTTGAAAGAGGATATGCCATCACGATAGGAAACGCATTGAGGAGAGTTCTTCTCTCCTCCATACCTTCTCTCGCAATCGTTGGAGTGAGATTCATAAAGCCAGAAAAGTACCATGAATACGATTACATTGAAGGAGTAAAAGAAGACATACTGGATATAATCCTGAACTTGAAGAAAGTTCAGTTTCGGGTCAACGTGACTGTGAAAGGTACAATAAAGATGGAGGTAGAAAAGAAGGGACCGGGCGAACTTGTCGCGGGTGATATAAAGACACCGGCTGGTATCGAAGTGGCGAATCCGGATCTACACATCGCCACCTTGAATTCTAAAGCAGATCTTTTCTTCGAAGTCTACGCAGAAGTGGGAAAGGGATTCGTTCCCGTGTCTGAGAGGGAAGAAAGACCTGACGTGGGATGGATTCCAATAGATGGAGTTTTCAGCCCTGTGATCAAAGTGAACTTTCTGACGGAAAACGTTCGTGTTGGAAAGAGGACGGATTACGACAAGCTCATTCTTGAAATCTGGACGAAGAAATCGATAAGACCTGAAGAGGCCCTCAGAAAGGCTGCGGACATCCTGATAAATCATTTCAAAATCGTGACGGAGGGTCTGCCTGAACTGAAGATCTCCGAGGAATACATCATCACATCCGAGGAAGAAGAAGCAGAAATTCCCGCCGTTGATCATGAAGAAGAAAACAGGGAGAATCTGGATGTTTACAACAGAAAGATAGATGAACTCGAGCTTTCGGTCAGATCTCTCAACTGTTTGAAGAGAGCTAAAATAGAAACGATCGGAGATCTTCTCAGCAAAACAGAGGAAGAGCTTTTGAAGATAAAGAATTTTGGTCAGAAATCTCTCGATGAGGTCAAGGAGAAATTGAAAGAAAAATTCGGTCTTGAGCTCAGGAAGGGGGAATGA
- the rplQ gene encoding 50S ribosomal protein L17, whose translation MRHRVKRHRLGRYGSHRKSLLRNLSREIVEHGSIVTTTAKAKALKILMDKLVSKAIEAATTDDKAKSVHLRRQINAVLGDRRLTNKLVDEIAKNYVGRHGGYVRVLRIGFRRGDAAEMSLVQLVEASSQEG comes from the coding sequence ATGAGACATAGAGTGAAGAGGCACAGACTTGGAAGATATGGTAGCCACAGAAAAAGTCTCTTGAGAAACCTTTCAAGAGAAATCGTTGAACACGGTTCGATAGTTACCACAACAGCAAAAGCAAAAGCTCTGAAGATATTAATGGATAAACTTGTCAGCAAGGCCATAGAAGCCGCCACAACTGATGATAAAGCCAAAAGCGTTCATCTGAGGAGGCAGATAAACGCTGTGCTTGGAGACAGACGATTGACAAACAAACTTGTGGATGAAATAGCGAAGAACTACGTTGGGAGACACGGAGGCTATGTGAGGGTTCTGAGGATAGGTTTCAGAAGAGGAGATGCCGCTGAGATGTCGCTCGTTCAGCTTGTGGAGGCATCCAGTCAGGAAGGCTGA
- the rpsK gene encoding 30S ribosomal protein S11: MARKRGSSSRKQKKVGFDYGVVHIKSTFNNTIITLTDKDGNTLTWASGGTVGFEGTRKGTPYAAQLAADKVAREALRMGIKKVDILVKGPGPGREPAIRTLQGAGLEINQIKDVTPIPFNGCRPKKRRRV, from the coding sequence ATGGCAAGAAAGAGAGGCAGCTCTTCAAGGAAACAGAAGAAAGTTGGCTTCGATTACGGAGTGGTGCATATAAAATCCACTTTCAACAACACCATAATTACTCTCACTGACAAAGATGGAAATACACTCACCTGGGCCAGCGGAGGAACGGTGGGATTCGAGGGAACAAGGAAGGGAACACCCTACGCTGCTCAGCTGGCAGCCGATAAAGTGGCAAGAGAAGCTCTCAGAATGGGCATCAAAAAAGTCGATATTCTTGTGAAGGGACCTGGCCCGGGAAGAGAACCTGCGATAAGAACGCTTCAGGGCGCCGGTCTTGAAATCAACCAGATAAAGGATGTTACTCCTATTCCGTTCAACGGCTGCAGACCCAAGAAGAGAAGAAGAGTGTGA
- a CDS encoding type Z 30S ribosomal protein S14 — protein sequence MAKKAMIERWKKPKKYKVREYTRCHICGRPRAVYREFGLCRVCFRKLALEGKLPGVRKASW from the coding sequence ATGGCCAAGAAGGCGATGATAGAAAGATGGAAGAAACCGAAGAAGTACAAGGTTCGTGAGTACACAAGGTGCCACATCTGTGGACGCCCGAGAGCGGTGTACAGAGAATTCGGACTCTGCAGGGTTTGTTTCAGGAAGCTTGCTCTGGAAGGAAAGCTCCCCGGAGTTCGGAAGGCAAGCTGGTAA
- the rpmD gene encoding 50S ribosomal protein L30: MPKKLKIKLVKSPIGYSWDQKDTVKRLGLRKLNQIVVKDDLPQIRGMIRKVRHLVEVEEIEEGGSNA; encoded by the coding sequence ATGCCTAAGAAGCTGAAGATAAAACTGGTCAAGAGTCCCATCGGTTATTCCTGGGATCAAAAGGATACGGTGAAGAGGCTTGGACTCAGGAAGCTCAACCAGATAGTCGTAAAGGATGACCTACCACAGATCAGAGGTATGATCAGAAAGGTGAGGCATCTGGTGGAAGTAGAGGAGATTGAGGAAGGGGGTAGCAACGCATGA
- the rplR gene encoding 50S ribosomal protein L18 produces the protein MIKKESKKEQRLRRHRRVRKKVFGTPERPRLCVFRSNKHIYAQIIDDTIGHTLVSASTLDPELREKLQKTWNVEAAKEVGLLIGKRALEKGIKKVVFDRGGYKYHGRVKALADGAREAGLEF, from the coding sequence ATGATAAAGAAGGAGTCAAAAAAAGAGCAGCGACTCAGAAGGCACAGAAGAGTTAGGAAAAAGGTGTTTGGAACTCCCGAAAGACCAAGGCTCTGTGTTTTCAGAAGCAATAAACACATATACGCACAGATCATAGATGACACTATAGGCCACACTCTTGTTTCCGCTTCTACTCTCGACCCCGAGCTGAGGGAAAAGCTTCAGAAAACGTGGAACGTAGAGGCAGCCAAAGAAGTAGGGCTTCTCATAGGAAAAAGGGCTCTCGAAAAGGGAATAAAGAAGGTCGTGTTCGATAGAGGCGGATACAAGTACCACGGTAGGGTTAAGGCACTGGCGGATGGTGCCAGAGAAGCTGGACTCGAATTCTGA
- the rplF gene encoding 50S ribosomal protein L6, whose product MSRLAKKPIVLPQGVTVEIKDNVVKVKGPKGELSQEFLPYVKIEVEGNEVWVRPNENQIIRKSDWRKIKMFQGTYWSLIRNMVVGVTEGYKKELEIVGIGYRAQLQGNTVVMNLGYAHPVVYEIPSDVKIEVPAPNRIVVSGIDKQRVGQVAAEIRAFRPPNVYTGKGIRYVGEVVRQKEGKKA is encoded by the coding sequence ATGTCTCGACTCGCGAAAAAGCCCATAGTCTTACCACAGGGTGTTACGGTTGAAATAAAAGACAACGTTGTTAAGGTGAAGGGACCCAAGGGAGAACTCAGTCAGGAATTTCTCCCTTACGTGAAAATAGAAGTTGAAGGTAATGAAGTCTGGGTAAGACCCAACGAGAATCAGATTATAAGAAAATCTGACTGGAGAAAGATAAAGATGTTCCAGGGAACTTACTGGTCCCTCATCAGAAATATGGTTGTTGGTGTAACAGAAGGCTACAAGAAAGAGCTGGAAATCGTAGGAATCGGTTACAGGGCTCAGCTTCAGGGGAATACAGTAGTGATGAACCTTGGTTACGCTCATCCCGTTGTTTACGAGATACCCTCTGATGTGAAAATTGAAGTTCCTGCACCGAACAGGATAGTTGTTTCTGGCATCGATAAACAGAGGGTTGGACAGGTTGCCGCTGAGATCAGAGCGTTCAGACCACCAAATGTCTACACCGGAAAGGGAATCAGGTATGTTGGTGAAGTGGTGAGACAGAAAGAAGGTAAGAAAGCATAA
- the rpsD gene encoding 30S ribosomal protein S4: protein MARYTGPLCKLCRREGMKLYLKGERCYTDKCAFDRRPYAPGQHGQRRAKLTQYGIQLRAKQTVKRIYGILERQFERYVEKAMQKAGDTRENLIQILEARLDNVVYRMGFAINRRQARQLVNHGHFLVNGKKVNIPSYLLKPNDVVELREKSRDLEVIKKAVEANKERSVVPWIEVDYDNYRGTFLRYPSLEEVTDLPVDLQTVIEFYSR, encoded by the coding sequence ATGGCGAGATATACAGGACCTCTTTGCAAGCTTTGCAGAAGAGAGGGAATGAAACTCTATCTTAAAGGAGAAAGGTGTTACACCGATAAGTGTGCTTTTGACAGAAGACCTTACGCACCGGGTCAGCACGGTCAGAGAAGAGCCAAGCTCACGCAGTACGGTATACAGCTCAGAGCAAAGCAAACCGTCAAAAGAATCTACGGCATACTTGAAAGACAGTTCGAAAGGTACGTGGAAAAAGCTATGCAGAAGGCAGGAGACACTCGAGAGAACTTGATCCAGATACTTGAAGCCAGACTGGACAACGTCGTGTACAGAATGGGATTCGCTATAAACAGAAGACAGGCAAGACAGCTGGTTAATCACGGACATTTCCTCGTGAATGGAAAGAAAGTGAATATACCGAGTTATCTTCTGAAGCCGAACGATGTAGTTGAATTGAGAGAAAAAAGCAGAGACCTCGAAGTGATCAAAAAGGCTGTAGAAGCCAACAAAGAAAGAAGCGTTGTACCCTGGATAGAAGTCGATTACGACAACTACAGAGGCACTTTCCTGAGATATCCGAGCCTTGAGGAAGTTACCGATCTTCCAGTCGATCTTCAGACAGTTATCGAATTCTACTCGAGGTGA
- the rplE gene encoding 50S ribosomal protein L5, with translation MRYEYVPLKDQYEKEIVPALMKEFNYKNIHQVPKLVKIVINMGIGEGSRNYDLIERHANELAKITGQKPIVTRARKSISNFKIRKGMPIGLKVTLRGARMYNFLYKLINIVLPKVRDFRGLDPNSFDGRGNYSFGLSEQLVFPELSPDEVRRIQGMDITIVTTAKTDQEARRLLELFGMPFKRG, from the coding sequence ATGAGATATGAATACGTTCCTCTGAAAGATCAGTACGAAAAGGAAATAGTACCCGCTTTGATGAAAGAGTTCAACTACAAAAACATCCATCAGGTTCCAAAGTTGGTCAAAATCGTTATAAACATGGGAATTGGCGAAGGTTCCAGAAACTACGACCTCATAGAACGACACGCGAACGAGCTCGCAAAAATTACAGGGCAGAAACCAATCGTTACAAGGGCGAGGAAGAGTATTTCCAACTTCAAGATAAGGAAGGGAATGCCGATAGGTTTGAAAGTAACCCTCAGAGGAGCAAGGATGTACAATTTTCTCTACAAACTCATAAACATCGTGCTGCCCAAGGTGAGGGACTTCAGGGGACTCGATCCCAATTCCTTTGACGGAAGAGGGAATTACTCCTTTGGTCTTTCAGAACAGCTGGTTTTCCCTGAACTGAGTCCGGATGAAGTCAGAAGAATACAAGGAATGGACATCACCATCGTCACAACTGCAAAGACAGATCAGGAAGCCAGAAGGCTTCTTGAGCTCTTTGGCATGCCTTTCAAGAGAGGATAA